From Treponema sp. OMZ 787:
TAACGAATACTATCACAAAAGAGCGACAGCTATATGTCGTAATTGGATAAAAAATAAAGAAAAAGCCGGCTTTTTATAAAATTTTATTATCTTATGAAAGGTTTTACCATATTTTTATACAACTTATACGTCATAAGGTAATACAGAAAAAAAACTGCAAGGTATAAAACTACTTGCGGAACAAGCGTTTGAGCGATAAATACATAATAATTGCCGTAATAGTAAGTATTGTTTATTATAAGCATATTTATTCCTATCCCTGCCGGTAATGCAAGGCTTACGGGAAACACAAAGAAAAAATATATTTGCTTTTTTATTAAAGTGCCTATATCTTTTTGCTCCATTCCCAGTTTGCTTAGCACCCCGCAGCGGTATGTATTAATCCCGGCTTCCGCCATCGCCGAACTTGCCAAAACGGAACCGGTCGCAGTTAAAAGAATAATGCCTATATAAAACGAAACCATTATAAAAGCGGCCGCCGTTACTTTATACTGCCGTATACTTTGATACCTTGTTGTAAATTCTTTGTCGGGAACTTCGATAATCCGTCCGTTTTTTTCGATTCTGTGTACCGGCCGTCCCAGTTCGCGGCATATTTCGACCAAGGTATTTTGCAGCGCATCTTCGCTGTCGGAAGGTTTTAAATTCCAGAAGTGTTTTCTTTGCTTAGGGATTACATTCGGTATTTCGCTGTCGGCAACGACAATACAAAGGCGTGAATCCATTGCCCGTATGGGAAGCACGATCACTTCCTTAGGTCTGTACAATTTATCAAAAATGGGATAGGACTTATCTTCAAGATGAGGCTTTTCATCGTATGTAAGCATATCGACATTTAAAATAAATTGCTCCGGCTCAAGACTCACCGCATCCATACCGTGCATACGGCGTACTTGATTATATACGGATAAGGAGGTAACTCTCTGCGGTATAGGAGATTCTTCACCCGTAAAGGCATACCATATTTCGGTGTGTGTATCGTAATATTCGGAAATAACGGCTTCACTTACAATGCCTATTTTTGCATCCAAAAGAGCGCTTACTCCCTTATCAAAATCGACTACATCTTTTGAATCGGGGGAATCCTGAGCATGTAAAAGCGTCAAATCGTATAGTACCTTGCCTTCTCTGTCGAGATTATAAAAACCTACCGACATAAAGCCCATATTAAACGCAACCAAACCGACAAGGGCAAGAAGCGTAATTAAGCCGAGTTTTGCCGCAAAAGAAGCAAGTTTGCTGTTTGAAAAAATTGCCGCCAAATTCTTTTGCTCATACGAATTGCTTCCCCGTGTTTTTAATTTAAATATAAAGGCGGGAAAAAAATATGCAATACCGAACAAACCGATAAGCATACCGAAAAACGAAAGGGTATATAAATTACCCGGGTTTTCTTTTGTTACCCCATGGAGAATATAAGCGTACGAAGCAAGCAACAAAAATAAAAAAACAAACAGGGGCATAGTAAATCTTTTTACTTTTATTTTTTCGTTTTCGGCCGCTTGCTTAAGTAAATCTATTATCTTTATATGTTTAAATTTTAGCGACCCCTTAAAAATATAAAACGCATATATACAAAATACAACCAAAACCGTTTTTACAACCTCGGACACCGGTAAAAAAAGTGTTGTCTTATACTCCAAATCCAAAAAAGACATAACGATTTTGGGAAGTACCGTATACAAAAGCGAGCCTAACACAAGTCCCAACGCGCAGGAAAAAAGCCCCAACATAGCTTGTTCAATCCCGTATAATAGATTGATGTTTTTATTTTCGACCCCCAAAAGCATATACGAAGCGAATTCTTTCAGGCGCAAGTTAAAAATGTACTTTCCCATATAGCGTATAAACCAAAACAAAACAAAAATTACCGCAACCTTGGCACAGGAAAACAAAGCTTTAAATGTTTCCATATTGCGCAGACGGGGATTATTTATTTGCTCATCTTGACTGACCGTAAAAATCGTACATAAAAAAGCGATACATAACGCAACCGTTATTATGTATATTGAATAGTCTTTAAAAGATTTTTTTGCGTTTATTACACTTAACTTAAACATATCACTCCCCCAAGGCGATTGCCGCTTTAAAAATCTCTTCATAAAATGCACGGCGCGAATTATGTACGTTTTTTAATTCCGAAAACAATTTTCCGTCTTTTAAAAAAAGCACCCTGCCGGAATACGAAGCGCAAAAAGCGTCGTGCGTTACCATTATAATGGTTGTACCCAGTTTTTTATTTATTTTGCTAAAGGTTTCCATTAAAACTTTTGTCGAATGCGAATCCAATGCCCCGCTCGGTTCATCCGCCATAAGAATCTTAGGTTTATGGATTACCGCCCGTGCGCACGCTGTCCTTTGCTTTTCACCGCCCGATATTTCGTACGGATATTTATCGAGTAAGGAGTCTATCCCTAAAAGAGAAGCGATATTATTAACTTCTTCTGCAATTTTTTCTTTACGTTCACGGTTAAGCATTAAGCTCAACGCAATATTTTCTTTTACCCGAAGCGCATCTATTAAATTATATTCCTGAAAAATAAAGCCCAAATTTTCTCTTCGGAACCGGGCGGTTTCTTTAGGCTTAAGAGACTGTAATTCCTTGCCGTTGATTAAAATACTCCCGCTTGTAGGAGAATCGATAGTAGAAATACAATTGAGCAACGTGGATTTACCGCTTCCCGAAGGCCCCATTACCGAAAGAAATTCTCCTTCTGCAAGATCAAAAGAAAAACCGTCGACAACATTTACGGCATTTTCACCCTTTCCGTAGGTTTTAACCAAGTTCCGTGTTTGTAAAATCATATACAACTCCTCTATCTATTTTAAACACTCCATCGGCTATGTTGTCATAGGAAGAGCGGTGTGTCAAATGTTTTTTCACATTTTAGTACAAAAAAACAATATTGTAATACAGCCAATTGTAAAGCTGTCTTTTTTACATCAAGGTTTAATTCCGAAAAAATAGATGTAACCTCAGCCGGAAGCGAATCATTTTCCACTGTTCGCAAAATATCTTCAATTTTCTTATTTTTAAAAAATAAAGACCAGTCGGTTTTATTCAATTTTGAAGTTAATTCATGGTAATTTTCTAGAATATTATTAATACTACCCAAAGATAATTTCATATTTTTTTGAGCTTCTGCCTCACTAACGGCTTTTGCAAATTCCTGTTCTGCACGTTTTTTTTCTGCCTCTGCTTTTTTAAATTCTTGCTCGGCGCGTTGTTTCTCCGACTTTGCTTTACTCAATTCACGCTCTGCATGTTTCTTTTCTTCCTCCGCTTTCTCAAATTCCGTTTTTGCTTTCATATACGGTTCTAACCAGTTTTCAGTAATATCTTTATACAAATTCTCATATAAATTAAATAAATTGACATCACTAGAATCATGATACAGTACAAGAGATTGTTCTTCAGCATTCAAATTTACACAAAAAGATGTAAAGAATAAAATTATTACAAATATTAATGTTATATTTTTTTCATATTTTCCTCCTATGAAAAATAAAAAATGTAGTTTTTACGGTAAGTCTCTACCATAAAATAAAAGAATTAAGTATTTTCACTTATTATAATTATCTCATATTTTCCGACGCATATCAAGATAAATTTGTAAAAAAATACTTTTTTATTTATTTTCATCAAATCAAATGCTTCCAAGAAGATTTTTGCCGTAATTGGATAAAAAACTTTTTGCGGTTTTTATAAGTTCTTCTTGGTAATCTTTTGGAGAGATAACCTTTACTTTGTCTCCGAAGCTGAGGAGGAGAGCCTTCCATAAGCGCTCCCTTGCAGGAACACGAATATGGGTTTTGTATTTTTGAGAAGAAATTTTTTCGATTACGGAATCGGGGAAGTATTCTTCGATAATAGAAGCATCTTTTTCGTCAAAGGCGATTTCTATATCGATGCAGGTTTTATAATAGGCAAGCTCTGCTTCTTTCATCTTTTGTTGTATGTCGCCGTGTTTTATAAAAGACCTTTCTTTTGAGAGAACAAGATTTTGCATACGTGCAACCTTAAAGGTTCTATATTCTTTTTTTTCTTTGATGTATGAAAATAAATACCATGCATACCATTTATAATGAATGGCAAGAGGTTCCGCGCAAACATGGGAGCTTTTCCCTTCGGAATTGCGGTAATCGAAAACAATATAGTTTTTACTGTTGATAGCTTCTTCTAAAAGCATATTGGAATCCTGCACTTTTTTATTTTCTTTTGTAACGCTAAAATCCCAAAATACTTTTTGCCCGCCTTCTTTTTCGATAATTGCATTGTATTTTTGGATTAAAGAATTTAGCTTATCGTTTGTATATGAGGTTGCAAGACTTTCCAAGGCGTTTATAATAATCTGCTGTTCGCTGTTTTTGATGTTGATGTTTTTTATTTTATAATTTTCCAAGACAGCATAGCCGCCGTATCTTCCGCCCAATGTATACACAGGGATTCCGGCTTCTGCTATGCTTGCCATATCGCGCTGAATAGTTCTAACCGACACATTAAAATAGTCGGCTAAATACTTTGCCGAAACTTTTTCGTGGTTTAATAAATATATAATAATTTCAAGAATGCGTTCAAGTTTCATTTTTTAAATCAGCAACTTTGCGCTCTTTGCACCCCTTGCGGTTTAAAAAGAGTTCAGTATCCCCTGCTTACATTCCCTGTAAATACCCCTTTAGTTTTTCGATACGGCGTAAAAATTCTGTAAGCTTTTCTTTTTCACCTTCGATGACTTCGCTTGGAGCGTTTTGAATAAAGTTTTCGTTTTTAAGTTTTGAATCTATCTTTGAAGCATTTTGCTCATTTTTTTCAAGCTCTTTTTCAAACCTCTTTTTTAGCTGTTCGATATCGATTGAGTCTCCAGTTATCAAAAAGGCTTCAAAGCCCGCTCCCACTACACCGATTGAGGAAGCCGGTTTTTCAGTAAGAGAAGAAATAAAATCCAAATCGGAAAGACCTGAAAGCATTTTAATTATTTCGGCATTTTCACTGGCGGCTTGGGCAGGAGAATCTTTTTCAATATAAATAGAAACTTTAAGCTTAACTTGAGGGTCTATACCGCATTCGGCGCGTAAAGCCCTGATGTTGCGGACTATTTCCTGCATGGTTCTAAAGCGGATGGAAGCGGCCTCGTCTATGCGCTCTTTTTTTTCTTCAGGGTAATCCGATGTCATTAAAATTTCGGCACGGGCTAAGGCGCCTTCAGCACAATTTTTAGGCAGCTTGGAATAAATCTCTTCTGTAACAAAGGCTAAAAAGGGGTGAAGGAGGCGTAAGGATTCTTCCAAGACGGCAAGGAGCACCGAGGCTGCCCTATCCTTCTCTTTTTCATCCCCGTATTTAAACGAAAGCTTGGTTCCTTCAACATACCAATCGCAAAAATTATTCCAAAAGAATTCGTAAACCTTTTGAGCCGCCTCATTGTAGCGGTAAGAATCAAGGCTTGTCCTTACAACTTGGGCAGCCTCGTTAAGCTCGTGATAAATCCAGCGGTCAAGTTCTTTTAAAGCATCTCGGCTTACAGGCACAATGGTTCTTCCTGCAAGGTTTCCTAAAATATAGCGCGAAGCATTCCAAACCTTGTTTGCAAATTTCGAGCCGAGTTTAAAACTTTCCATGTCGATTAAAAAATCCTGACTTTGGGAGCCGCACATAAAGGTAAGAGTAAACTTCATGGCATCAGCCCCGAACTCTTCGATGGCTACAAGGGGATCAATTCCGTTCCCTAAGCTCTTACTCATCTTGCGGCCCTGTTTATCCCTAACCAAGCCGTGGATAAAAATATCTTTAAACGGAGCCTTGCCCGTAAACTGTAAGGAAGCCATAATCATTCTCGCAACCCAAAAGAAGATTATATCGTGTCCCGTAACAAGGGAAGATGTAGGGAAAAAGCGTTCAAGGTCTTCCGTTTTTTCAGGCCATCCGAGGGTCGAAAAGGGCCAAAGCCAGCTTGAAAACCAAGTGTCTAAAACGTCTTCATCTTGTTTTATGTTTTTTGACTTACAGTGAGGACATTCCGTAATATCTGTGCGGCTTACTATTGTTTTGCCGCAATCGGCACAATACCAAACAGGAATACGGTGTCCCCACCAAAGCTGACGGGAAATACACCAGTCACGGATATTGTTCATCCAGTGAGCGTAAGTGTTTTCCCATTTTTGAGGATAAAAAACCACCTCGCCTTTTTTCCATGCATCTAGGGCTTTTTCGGCCAAGGGCTGCATCTTTACAAACCATTGTTTTGAAACATAGGGCTCTATAGTTGTGTGACAGCGGTAGCAGCAGCCTACAGCGTGCTTTATTTTTTCTTCATTTTTAAAAAGCCCCAAGGCTTCCAAATCTTCGATAACGGCCTTGCGGGCTTTTTCAGGTGAAAGGCCGCGGTATTTTTCTGGAACAGCCTCGTTCAAGGTTCCGTCGGGGTTTAAGATATTGAGAACCGGAAGATTATGCCTCTTTCCTACTTCCCAGTCATTGGGGTCATGGGCAGGAGTTATCTTTACAACACCGGTTCCGAATTCCCTGTCAACATAAGAATCGGCAATAACAGGAATCCTTCTATTTGCGAGAGGAAGAATTACTTCCTTTCCTATGATGGATGCATAGCGGGGATCTTCGGGGTGAACTGCAACGGCTGTATCTCCCAAGAGGGTTTCGGGACGGGTGGTCGCAATTTCGATTCTTGTTATTCTTTCGCCTTGCTCATTT
This genomic window contains:
- a CDS encoding ABC transporter ATP-binding protein, translating into MYMILQTRNLVKTYGKGENAVNVVDGFSFDLAEGEFLSVMGPSGSGKSTLLNCISTIDSPTSGSILINGKELQSLKPKETARFRRENLGFIFQEYNLIDALRVKENIALSLMLNRERKEKIAEEVNNIASLLGIDSLLDKYPYEISGGEKQRTACARAVIHKPKILMADEPSGALDSHSTKVLMETFSKINKKLGTTIIMVTHDAFCASYSGRVLFLKDGKLFSELKNVHNSRRAFYEEIFKAAIALGE
- a CDS encoding FtsX-like permease family protein, which produces MFKLSVINAKKSFKDYSIYIITVALCIAFLCTIFTVSQDEQINNPRLRNMETFKALFSCAKVAVIFVLFWFIRYMGKYIFNLRLKEFASYMLLGVENKNINLLYGIEQAMLGLFSCALGLVLGSLLYTVLPKIVMSFLDLEYKTTLFLPVSEVVKTVLVVFCIYAFYIFKGSLKFKHIKIIDLLKQAAENEKIKVKRFTMPLFVFLFLLLASYAYILHGVTKENPGNLYTLSFFGMLIGLFGIAYFFPAFIFKLKTRGSNSYEQKNLAAIFSNSKLASFAAKLGLITLLALVGLVAFNMGFMSVGFYNLDREGKVLYDLTLLHAQDSPDSKDVVDFDKGVSALLDAKIGIVSEAVISEYYDTHTEIWYAFTGEESPIPQRVTSLSVYNQVRRMHGMDAVSLEPEQFILNVDMLTYDEKPHLEDKSYPIFDKLYRPKEVIVLPIRAMDSRLCIVVADSEIPNVIPKQRKHFWNLKPSDSEDALQNTLVEICRELGRPVHRIEKNGRIIEVPDKEFTTRYQSIRQYKVTAAAFIMVSFYIGIILLTATGSVLASSAMAEAGINTYRCGVLSKLGMEQKDIGTLIKKQIYFFFVFPVSLALPAGIGINMLIINNTYYYGNYYVFIAQTLVPQVVLYLAVFFLYYLMTYKLYKNMVKPFIR
- a CDS encoding valine--tRNA ligase; the encoded protein is MSEKLQAIELEKSYNPKEFEERIYSFWEANKCFSPVKKKNTKNTFTVVIPPPNVTGVLHVGHALDETLQDVIVRYHRMKGDETLWIPGTDHAGIATQSVVEKKLKAEGKTRQDLGREAFVEKVWEVKNEHHSIITKQLRKMGVSVDWDRERFTLDEGLSQAVREVFVSLYEQGLIYQGNYLVNWCPSCGTAISDDEVEHEDRKGGMYHIYYELADGAVLQNEQGERITRIEIATTRPETLLGDTAVAVHPEDPRYASIIGKEVILPLANRRIPVIADSYVDREFGTGVVKITPAHDPNDWEVGKRHNLPVLNILNPDGTLNEAVPEKYRGLSPEKARKAVIEDLEALGLFKNEEKIKHAVGCCYRCHTTIEPYVSKQWFVKMQPLAEKALDAWKKGEVVFYPQKWENTYAHWMNNIRDWCISRQLWWGHRIPVWYCADCGKTIVSRTDITECPHCKSKNIKQDEDVLDTWFSSWLWPFSTLGWPEKTEDLERFFPTSSLVTGHDIIFFWVARMIMASLQFTGKAPFKDIFIHGLVRDKQGRKMSKSLGNGIDPLVAIEEFGADAMKFTLTFMCGSQSQDFLIDMESFKLGSKFANKVWNASRYILGNLAGRTIVPVSRDALKELDRWIYHELNEAAQVVRTSLDSYRYNEAAQKVYEFFWNNFCDWYVEGTKLSFKYGDEKEKDRAASVLLAVLEESLRLLHPFLAFVTEEIYSKLPKNCAEGALARAEILMTSDYPEEKKERIDEAASIRFRTMQEIVRNIRALRAECGIDPQVKLKVSIYIEKDSPAQAASENAEIIKMLSGLSDLDFISSLTEKPASSIGVVGAGFEAFLITGDSIDIEQLKKRFEKELEKNEQNASKIDSKLKNENFIQNAPSEVIEGEKEKLTEFLRRIEKLKGYLQGM
- a CDS encoding YafY family protein, translated to MKLERILEIIIYLLNHEKVSAKYLADYFNVSVRTIQRDMASIAEAGIPVYTLGGRYGGYAVLENYKIKNINIKNSEQQIIINALESLATSYTNDKLNSLIQKYNAIIEKEGGQKVFWDFSVTKENKKVQDSNMLLEEAINSKNYIVFDYRNSEGKSSHVCAEPLAIHYKWYAWYLFSYIKEKKEYRTFKVARMQNLVLSKERSFIKHGDIQQKMKEAELAYYKTCIDIEIAFDEKDASIIEEYFPDSVIEKISSQKYKTHIRVPARERLWKALLLSFGDKVKVISPKDYQEELIKTAKSFLSNYGKNLLGSI